Within Paralichthys olivaceus isolate ysfri-2021 chromosome 14, ASM2471397v2, whole genome shotgun sequence, the genomic segment ATTCTGACAGGACATGGCATGAATGACACGCGCGTCACTCGGGCCATTTCTCTGTGCAAGAGAGTTGTAAGCTGTTTTTCAtacagctggaagaaaaggagacatcTTGCTGAAGTCCAGATTCAGCTGGGTCTGCCAAGTCACAAACTCATAACCGAGTCTGCCACACGCTGGGGGTCAAGGCAGCAGATGATAGAGAGTCCTGGAGCAGGAAGGAGCACTAGCCAAAGTCCTGTCTAGTGACATAAAGACCAGACACCTTGTCCCTACCTGGCAGGACTTAGAGGTCCTAGAAGCAGTCCAAAAGGTCCTGAAACCTCTCCAGGACTTTACCGATGCTTTGTCAGGTGAGGAGTACATCACTCTATCATATGTGAAACCTGTGCTGCACATTTTTAACGAAAGTCTCCTGGCATGTGAAGAGGGTGATAGCGAGCTTCGCAAATCGATCAAGACCAGCATTGTTGAGTACCTCAACAGTAAGTATTCTGAACCAGCCACTACTGACCTACTGGagatggcttcatttgtggatcCACGGTTCAGGACCACCTACATCCCAAGTGAAAAGGTCGATACATTGAAGCACAGAGCTGTCTTGGAGGTGAAGACGCTACTGGCTgatcagagcagctgtcagcagcCTTACTTACGTGTGCCTACTGTGCCTGAGCctgcagatggagaagcagcagcagtggcaccaAAAGCTAAGAAGACACTGGCAAGCTTCTTCAAGCAGCGCACAGCAACCACCACTGCACCAACCAAGAGGGGGGctattgaaaatgaactgtcaaGTTACTTGCAGTCAGCAAGTGTGGAGAGTGACACTGATCCCCTCAAGTGGTGGAAGGATCATGAATGTGTCTTTCCAGCTCTGAGCCACCTGGCAAAAAAGTATCTCTTGGTACCAGCTAGCAGTTCACCCTCCGaaagggttttcagctgcagtggcaaTATTGTGACCTGCCAAAGAGCATCTCTGAAGCCAGATGCCGTTGACAGGCTGGTGTTTCTCGCACAAAATCTGTAAACTAAGGAGGACACGCTTGTCTGTATTCTAATGCCTACCTCAAGACAGCActactgtttatgttgtttttaagtaaaaaaagatgtttaaaaacattttccttaaacattttccttaaagtgtgggagtaaggttttgataatcttcttgtatagtactgacacatggctgagagggaagggaagaggggagcagttctttaaatttgtgaacagttttgtcggatagacatcgactatagtagaatttccgtccagaattgacgtaattaacaattctgaattcaaatgtaagtaaaaaatggtcagacagaagagggttctgttggaatagttatattttctatgtcaatgccatatgtcagggcaagatcaagagtgtgattcaggcagtgggtcggttgattcacatgttgagtgaaaccaatcgagtctattattgatttaaatgctgaactaaggctgtcattggcaacatctacatgaatattgaaatcacctgctataatgatctgatctgttttaagaactgttttaagataattgcatttatcactgcagaaatcttttgtgatttacctctaaacctctgatcaaattattattattattgggatcagatgttttttcccttcccataaccccttttggtccaaagttccaaaactttcaataccaattgtttttgttctcctttgcctaatagaacatggagatcagaatttgatacctttccagtgagtcaatgtaagctactgagacaacacagtgattgaacacacaagaaagtgttacttacagaggtgagggaagagttcagaatcttccattgatatgcgtatatcaaatcctctagttacatctacgccttgtgatgttaaaattagcatattactcaatgaacacatcaaatctctaccaataaaatctatcagccagcgtggtgacaacaaaaatgtatgtttaaaatttccttaacctcattttaacaaaacaatggtacagtgtatctctctatatactgttcccagctccaccgctactcaatcacactatgtgtattggttctcaggacaatccctgatctaatgtcctgatattcacttcagttaaccaaaattcacatgctccagtacaaatatccctacatttcttttttccttctaatttgtcctcactaactcgttcctctctaactctacacttactatcacttattaacatatactgaacattaagaaaagaaagtggattagcattatccttatctttctttcctttgccaatgtttaaacccatttctctaataggttgtctcagcagttttaacataactcttatttatcaatttaaactccccatttgttcaacaaaatacaaaatttggaggactaaagttatgctgatatgggaaaagacatttagaaattccctaatttattttaatccgttctttttaatttacttttgttaaaaatgtgttgttaggattttaattttaggatttaagtctttcttaataacctcaaaaagccaattatacccctaatatacttaagtttacttaaatgtacttaccttaacttacctttgggggttgagaacttctcttaaagcagattcatcgcagtgtcgagatgatcctggctcaggtctcagtccttcagtcccagtcacatctccagtgcaaaactctatttactatattatatcatagtttgttaaatcatgaactcgacgtcagaacccaatataacaagtgtattaaaatcaacaaacactccgtatattcctattattatatcttgtatatatccatactccttaactctgtgacctcctctcagatcaccaacctgcttattctaataccatactcattagttcccaattagttcccttctgaatttgtcttcccagaaagacagtgtctttgtgctaattggtccgctggatcacagcagtgagagcactctttggttctcaggcatcaggccctcacgtctctaccttcttttgtcagggaggttgaggtcagagtcccagactccctgcgcagttttacctttcagccctgagatccagagtgtcttctcacaagagtgatcctgccgacaacaccaaaattgtggtggcaatttctgtgaaacaagcacaaagtcaaacacttctttctgaaagtttaattcagcatctgcagatggactcatcagtacacatcacctgaatgacatgcacaaatgagcaaagaacataggagaatcagtgttcctataactcgcagccccctcccactaagcatgcaaaggtatttattaccctcctgtagtttctctcagtggaggagatatcctgtccatttgtttacatgttctgtggatgacccccctgtgagaccccaggtgtgagatcccaataagagataccaagagataccataaagttgtggtttctcgaggccataaagctcaagtctcttaagccaccatcataaaccttaaggttacccttttagattaacaatttggtcaactctttggtcagtcattcacatacatacatcatgcaattaaacatacacaaatgtaaacatttccattacaggagcaatgtaagccatgcttcagcataaggtcatatatcatctggggctcagtgcatcgcactgtgatcatgttggtggcagacccaggtggcaacactaccaggctgtggggttcctgtcagggtgacatgaaacaaacaaacgatttgtggaaaaggagtatataaacttttcgggggtttttttgagaaaaaaaaagtttaagagaggatgtgctcagtacttacatgtctgcaggatagcttaaacatcatcctatggtctgcaacggtcagctcttttcttagggtccgactgcacgctttcaccaatgctactgtcttcatgacattttcatagaagctaactcctggctgaatctcagtgtatgtgacactgtattggttgacaatttcagtcaatggttgtttatctgtcaacaataactcaaaagctccagagcccaatagattaaacgtcgggtctgcctatagcttcttcattgtagagaacagtttggctatatagctccaaacaccagcgctggataggtaagcgcaaataactctcaaatgctgggtctcattttctgtacagttccacctgctcatgtaccaccaagacctgatgtgggttaattgatgtgaggctgtggcacacggcaccatcggacaaccactgtcatgtactccatcattttaaagcttgtcgagcagacagagatctgtttctgaggagaaaccaagcacagaatgatctcttctgcttttatgcactgatgaggaccttaaaatgtccgtacagatctgaatcatcccacttcataaatttaaccaaacaccccttgtttgtctcaccaaggtttctcatttttttaaacgaaaggtggttggataaattacaaaatatctggttggatatacaacatgtgatggataaatgagaaacctgaccggagcaacgacgtccggttggataaacgagaggtggtcggataaatgaaaaaacatctggttggatattgtggtggcaatttctgtgtctcttaagccaccatcataaaccttaaggttaccctttttagattcacaatttggtcaaccattgtccgctcatgcaattaaatgtaatttccattacaggttaaaacaaataggagaatgtaacaaacttcaggagcttgaagtaccattggaatctttttttttttattttaactgaattttggagaagaatattgtcctcaactagatgcattggataatccatagtagaaaacaggagagctgacagagagctttttcttgcagcattcaattccattgccatcttctcctgagccccctgtgcctcgacagcaacggcagctgccatctcttccagagccacctgtgtctggacagcagcgacagtgtcagctgccatctcttccagagcctcctgtgtctggacagcagcgacaatgtcagctgccatctctttcagagcctcctgtgtctggacaacagcgacagctgccatctcttccagagcctcctgtgtctggacagggagaaggaactcccCACCTGGAgcccccgtaaatcacctttcctttgctacatgaacacaatcagacacattagaagacagatacaaacggaggctcagaggtaggtgtgtgtgtgtgtgtgtttgcattaatgtgtgtgatacttacaataatccaacaggagccagcctcacctccaggtgtttggtcagcttccctgatggcacattgttgaactggagacaagaacagacacaaaataagagatgagacaacctgcatcctctgtgtcatctgtccccttggtgtcagagagttaaaaccaccaccacacacatttatacctaagccagccttgtataatctctgtcctgatcttaatattgtcctcctgaacatgatgaaccaaagatgaataatatctgtaacctgtagttgctctgtggtgtttcccagaactctaaagcacagcactatcactgacaccactgattctttaaacaaccacagaagaaatcaatcatgcacagtttttacaatttaatgaaagaagaatttcttcgtgccaaacgggaggtttcta encodes:
- the LOC138413692 gene encoding E3 SUMO-protein ligase ZBED1-like, which translates into the protein MVPIATVEQVGFKKLLKTMDPRYELPSRNYFAREALPQMYNEVRLSLAGRLANVTHFALTSDMWSSRTCGPYMSVTVHFIQDWEIKTVCLQTSYFPQDHTGEHIAEALQDAIASWKLQEKHLVAITTDNGSNIVKAVELNKWLRMQCFSHRLHLAIGHGMNDTRVTRAISLCKRVDLEVLEAVQKVLKPLQDFTDALSGEEYITLSYVKPVLHIFNESLLACEEGDSELRKSIKTSIVEYLNSKYSEPATTDLLEMASFVDPRFRTTYIPSEKVDTLKHRAVLEVKTLLADQSSCQQPYLRVPTVPEPADGEAAAVAPKAKKTLASFFKQRTATTTAPTKRGAIENELSSYLQSASVESDTDPLKWWKDHECVFPALSHLAKKYLLVPASSSPSERVFSCSGNIVTCQRASLKPDAVDRLVFLAQNL